GCCGAACATTTTAAGTGAGTTGGGTTGAAATTTTGTCAACTCATTTAAAGGTGAGCCTAAATGAGCTCGCAcgaatttatattaaatatctatATATCTAATATTATCTATTTTCGATCATGAATTCTTgatataaaatgaaaaatattattttgattttaaaattgtgattttactGTATTGTCCAAAAATTGTGGGTTGTTGAGACATTTTGGCAGTCACTCAAAATTGAGTGCCAAAGTTGACATTTGAGTTGTATTTTTGGATTCCTGACAATATGTTCgtcaacatattatttttaagttagttTTATCAGTATCGTTGGGGTAAATttgtttattaaaatatataaatattatcatctctttaaattaatattcactTTCATGTTTGACATGTTATGAGTCTTGGTAAAATGAGGAACAATAAATTCAAGCAAACGAATACACAAAAATCTGGGGCGAAACCAGAATTATATGGTAGCGGgaactaatatataaattttttgtgaatttCTCGATGTTAAGATGCATAACAAatcttatatcataatatataaaatttcaaccttataaatgaaataaatcaaacatatatgaaatatacaaaatttCATCACATATAcaatcaaataatttattataattgtattttattatacaataattcTTGTCAAACTCAGTGATTGTGGATCTAACATCTATTAAATCAGCAAACTAAAGAGCGTGTCAATGAAACTAATTGAGTAACCATATATTCTTGAATTtcctaattaattttttatcttgataatttgtttcatttaatattttaaattataagacAACGTTACTATAACTAAagatacatttttttaaaatattcataaGGACTCAACCACTAACTCATATGGAAAAACATTTATCTACATACtatattgaaaattctaattAATTCAGCGCATGTGccgaaaattttataattaattaagaaaaattcatttacaataatcatatttaatccTTTTGGACTAACATAATTTATTTCATAAGATATTCATCgtaattatttatttgtatGTTAATATTTCAATCTGAATTATGGTGTATATAGTTTTTCTAAAAGTTCTTAAATAATGACTTAATACATTTATTCGATACTTCAATagtaacattttaaaatatattaattttattgtatGTGTGCAACACTTCTAATCATGATTAtaaaatttcaataaaaattctaaaaatgaaTTAGGTAGAAGataaaaaattacacaattaatcaaaAGACAGAAATTAAAAACTAATATAAACTACTAATATCGACTTCTAAAGATTGAAGTCGGTGAGAGTGGAGGCACTatgtactaaaaaaataaaaagataatgCTTGAATGAGTTATACTGCAAAGTTAGTGAAGTAAAAACGAAGGACAAAATgtgttaataaaaatattataacggGCTAAGTTGAATGAGGcccatatatataaatatctcaCTTGGTCTCACCTTATGTTTTGTCACTGTACAAAACGAAATTTAATGCACTGTAGTGTtctacattttcttaattttcctcttgatttcaaatttaatttcatctTCTATTGATCTTTAAAGATATATTAGAATTTTTTCTAAACATCTAATCTTAAATGTGATCAATTaaacaaataattattatactttgtatacaataataaatagattaatatattttaagatAGAAAAAGTAATGTattgagaagaataaaaaaaGAATGTTAGAATTAATACTATAATTATCTAAtgtcaatattaaatttaacaTCCGACATTCGAAAATGTGTTTATTGAGGTAAAGACTATgatgataaaataaaaataataatttatttatcattgtaACATAATCATAATGTGATCGTTATTCGGAATCAGAAACTGATGTACTTtgactttttaattaaattgtataaacaattatttcgttattttattggataaacatgttaaatttattaaaattaaatagtagaatttaatgatgaatatgaatgaATTAATTCAACTTTCAATTTGGGTTTCAGGATTTTGTCAACatgctatatatttttttctgatttttcttttattttaaaatataaattttcaaatagatgaaaaatgatttttttctcTACTACTTATGTAGAATATCAAGTATATATTCTACTCAAAtgtcttataaattcatatgattTAGTAAAAGGTTATTTGCATAAACTTATttgttgggtacaataattgaTCATGTTGGGTAGAGTAATTGAAATGTTGCGCTTGAGCTGTTGTACTatttaaatgatttgatttgcACCGTTACCATAATCTATAGGTTTTGATAAAACAGTAAACACTTGAGCCTACAATTGATATGAGAGCGAAGATCGCGACTTTGATTTTCATTGATTGCAATTGGTGCAATTATTAGGAGATAGATTGTTGGGTACGATAATTGTCCACGATGGATAGGCGCTTGAGCTGTTGTACGATTTAAAGATTTGACTTGCATCGATAGTATCagttataacttttggtaaagcgacaaacGCTCGATTCTACATTATTCGATTGTAAAGCTAGAAGAAACATGTTGCATCAACTTTTAGTTTTGAATTGGTCCCTTACATGTTActcgatttttaaatttagaagCATTCTAtagttttcaaatattattatagaTTGAATTATAATTAATCCATTTCAAATTGGATAAATATAGAATAAAAGTCatgtaaaatattaacaaaaacatttaaatgaaatattggatttgtcgataatcaaaataagaaataaacaaattttgatccttgagtgagaaataaaatatttaaagaaaGTTATAATTGACACAATGAAATAGTGCACCTACATGCATTTATCACTGTATTTTGCaacaaaaaatcaaaaaaagtttccacatattatttttatatcatatttaaaataataatgaatcttaatttttattattttgagttggCCTTTGTTATGAAAAATCATTGTGaataaattgaatttgaaaattcttatatctatgcatatcatatattaatatatcaacCTAAGTTCAGATAATAAAAAACTACAAAATGAACTTATATGTACACAAATTATATAGTAAATATATATGACAATTAAGTCAATGAAGTAGAATATATGTTCACATATAACAAGATATATagaaaagaaaaacaataattaaaaatatttttctagatataaatatttttttaataactttTTACAGTGAGTTGGAGAAGATAaaagagaatttttttttaattcttttggGTTACACAAAAAGTAGAAATGAAAGAAGCGTTTGTCATACAATGAATTCATTTTCCACATTACTATAAAGttatatttaatattcaaaCTTTATAAATGCAATGAATTTTTCTCAAGATAAGGGTACAGAAATGATCTCGTGAAGATATTTAAacaattagaaaaattaaatatattatttttctggaGGTAATACCAATATGACATTAGTAATTTAATTGTGCTAATTATAATTATGAGTtaaaatgaaatattaaaataagtATAATAAGAGTTAGTAAAAAGATGATttattgtcaaaaatattattattataaattacaaataaatgacaacatttaatcaatatttttttaaatcagtCCATCAGTACTTTTTATGTGATGATAGATTGTTATAATAATGTGTAGTTTATATGTTATCAAGTATAATCGTCTAATAAATTAAAGGTAACTAGGAAAGTAAAAGCATCCGGTAGAAATTGTTGTCAATTTACATGAAAGagaataataatcaaataacaTTGTAAATAAAAATTACAGATCATTGATTGTCAAAAAAGATTGTAATAATTGAATattgtaataaaatatatgtattattgagagaATATGGCAAATAACAGAAGAAAAcaatatgataaaaaatatatgagaaaaattttagtagtccaaatctttttttaaattaaaaatatatgtttttttcctAAATAGTTATATATGCTAATTAACACGAATTGTAAAAATTTACAATACTATTATCATTATCTTTTGTTGAGTaaactaattttatttcaaattctaatTACTTTAACATATGTTTCCcacgtgcaacgcacgtacATTATTTCTAGTTAATTTAAAAAAGCAAAGATCGAACTTTAAGCTATAAAACATTaccaaataaaaacaaaaaaattaaaaagaaatacCAATTTGGTTTTTAaagccaaaattttaaaatataacgaTAGACCAAATTGCCATTTAAAACAAaaacttataaaaataaaataaaataaaagatggTCAACTGCTTCTGGCATGGGGAGACATTTTGAGGGTATTTTTTTAACTTGATATATTCAAGgatgtcattttttttaaaaaaaatagttgatCGAGAATACTAAGTTCAAAATAAGATTCTGGAAACACACCCACAATATGTTTGGTTTTTTCTATTACTGAGTATATCACATGTATgatacataaaaatattattatatataactaACGTTCGACACATACGCAACATGTGTTATGCATGGTTTATGTGTTAAACACatttttactttaaaaatgTTTGGCTTAGAATATTTCATGTGTCGTTGACATTTTCATACACAAATAGATGACAAATTTTTCATAGCAAACACTTGtataagacggtctcacaggtcgtgagacggatctcttatttgaatatatcatccataaaaaatttaatttttatactaagagtattattttttattgtgaatatcggtagggttgacccgtctcacagataaagattcgtgagaccgtctcataaaagaCCTACTCATTTTTCATAAGATGATTATTGAATGAATTAATTTCATTTCTATTGTGCAAACACAAAAATAAAAGTTCAATTAAAAAACCATTGAAGTACTCTACTTTCCCTTTCCTATCTGCCATCAAATACATGCACACGGTTTGAGGGTTTTGAATAACTAGATTTAAGTGAAAACATTTGATCCCAGATTGAATATCTAAATAAACGAAGAACAAACAAACTGTATTCAAATAATTTGTTAATTGATGTTGTTGGATTTGagtttctaaaaaattattaaatggcCATACTTGACCACATAAGTAAACAGTCGAGAAATTTCAATCAATTTTAACGAAATAAGAATTTCATTAAATTGGGTAAAAAGTACGTGTTACAAATACATTGGGCATCCCCAGGAGATAGACAAATGACATATCACAAACTAAGGATTACAGcaaataaagaaaacaagaaCTACCACTACACATACACTAGATCGTTGGAGTTCTGTATGCACCTGAAAGTGTGAATCTGAATCTTCTTGATTATATCATCCGTCGTCCTGTCGATATGGTCAAACATGACTCTGTTACGCAGGTTCCAAATGTGATAGACCGTAGCTGCAAGTGCAGTAATTTTCATCCTCGCTATCGTCGAGTTACCATCCATTGTGCCGATTGCTGTGTATGTAAGCGAATTTTAAGATACTTACATATTGTACCCTGTTTTAGTCAAGTTTTCATGCCCCTAAACAACTTGGGCAACCAAAAATGAGAACCCTTTGTTCACAGGTTGTTGCATGGACCTACTTCACCGTATCACCTTTTTACCGACCTCGATAAAAACATGAGCAGCTAGAACATGTCGATTTAAGCCATATACCGTGCGAGAAACTCAAAAGTACTTTACCTTGTTCGATTAGATTAAGGATCTTTAGTGACCAATTCAAGTCATCAAGGATGAAATCGAGGAGATGGTCCGGACCTTAACAAAATCAAGAAGATTGCTAATTGAAGGAAGATCATACTTTCTGAAACCGAATACAAACtttcaaaatgagaaaataataaagtactataaaaaaaatttctaattaGCGACGAAACTTAAAACCGTCCGCAaagtcttaattttttttaaaaaaattagttttataatttaattaaaaaattttagttttataattatttgtatatgtttttaaatAATCTTCTCAACTCATCTAAATTAATCAGTGTCAAATTTGTAAATAATCTATAAAACGATTAAACATTACGATAAAATAAGCGaacaacaaaattaaataatgtCATAAAACTAAAAAAACAAATCATTCATAAGCCTGAATAAATACAGAAGTagctaaaataaaaaaaactaggGAGACTGAGTTTCATCATTGTCGCATGCATCGTTGCTATCGCCATCACCGTCGTCGTGATCAGAGTCTTGTGATGGTGGAATGTACTCAGGTGAGTACCTCAGGACCTTGCCCGAACGTCGATGATGTGATGATCCAGCTGCGTATGGGTCATCAAAATATGATGACCCTGATAAAGCGCGTCCTCTGCTAGATGAGCCTCGACCATACAGAAATCGTCGGGGCGTATGTGGTTGTGGCTGTGGCTGCGGTAATCCAGCGATGAGTCGACGGACCTGGTCCTCCAGACTCGTCATCCTATCCTTCAACGACGCATTCTCCTGCTGGGTCGCCTCCAAAGTGGTCTGCGTCGCCTGCAGGTCGATACGGAGATGCTCATTAATGCTTTTTTGTGCCTCCCACTCTGCTCGCACCTTCTCTGTATCCTGCGACCCTCTGCTGGAACTGCTCGAACCTCCACGTGGACGTCGAGCCATCTCATCCGGATAGATCGTGGAGGCCATGGAACCACAGCCATACATTCGTCCCTTTTTCGGTCCACCAACAACCATGCTGAACATGCTGTTGACCTCTCCCGAAGTAGGCGGACTAGGAATCGTCCCATCGTCGAGAGGTGTCAAAGACTCGTTCATGTAAGCCTGCATGGCTTgctgtttaaaaaaaaataaagttatatagaaacaatatttcccaacacattttaaaatgatatatttataattaaacatAATACTTACATCAACAAGTCGTGAACGCTCGTCGACAAACGATCCGTCGTCGTGTCGATGTGTGTGAACATGTAACTCCCACGATGTCGGATCTCTATGATGCTGTTTTCGCTGCATTATTAATTCGATTGTATGTAATTAGAGACgctaaaatcatatattttaataataaccACAATGTTTAATAATGAAATATTAACATACTTACCCATTTCTGACAATGTCCGCTGTAAGTCTTCGAGCCAGCAATGTGCTTTGAAGTCCCAGTCCCAGGTCCTGCTGGCTCGCTATTCCTGTTATCCTTGTTTTTGGCTGCCCTAGCCAGCCACCTCTCGTCACTCCATGCCAACATCCATGAAGCCCAGCGTTCGTTGCTGACTGTTTGCGGATAACGATCAGCACTCCTCCACAAGTGAATAGTGCGACGATACTGTGTAGCTATGTTCTTGTACCATAGCTGTCTGATGGTATCGTCGAGATGATCTGGCCACCTATATTTTTTCTGTCAATAAAATGCAAGACAATAGTAATGAGAT
This window of the Primulina tabacum isolate GXHZ01 chromosome 4, ASM2559414v2, whole genome shotgun sequence genome carries:
- the LOC142543444 gene encoding uncharacterized protein LOC142543444 isoform X1, with protein sequence MTNSIQYPNRFRCVFWSSSLCFQLEFEKIYLFIGFYRNFLSKFMELTSFIFQELNRGFNLNIDCFYLNIARLKNTAVQVVFHGDFFARARCSGVFYGQIILYVYMAEQQHGSPPDDGRTPIWVADGIFQPDHNKVIRFITAQFSLQTCDEGYSWKHVTKDQRQWYWENFIKKYRWPDHLDDTIRQLWYKNIATQYRRTIHLWRSADRYPQTVSNERWASWMLAWSDERWLARAAKNKDNRNSEPAGPGTGTSKHIAGSKTYSGHCQKWRKQHHRDPTSWELHVHTHRHDDGSFVDERSRLVDQAMQAYMNESLTPLDDGTIPSPPTSGEVNSMFSMVVGGPKKGRMYGCGSMASTIYPDEMARRPRGGSSSSSRGSQDTEKVRAEWEAQKSINEHLRIDLQATQTTLEATQQENASLKDRMTSLEDQVRRLIAGLPQPQPQPHTPRRFLYGRGSSSRGRALSGSSYFDDPYAAGSSHHRRSGKVLRYSPEYIPPSQDSDHDDGDGDSNDACDNDETQSP
- the LOC142543444 gene encoding uncharacterized protein LOC142543444 isoform X2 — protein: MAEQQHGSPPDDGRTPIWVADGIFQPDHNKVIRFITAQFSLQTCDEGYSWKHVTKDQRQWYWENFIKKYRWPDHLDDTIRQLWYKNIATQYRRTIHLWRSADRYPQTVSNERWASWMLAWSDERWLARAAKNKDNRNSEPAGPGTGTSKHIAGSKTYSGHCQKWRKQHHRDPTSWELHVHTHRHDDGSFVDERSRLVDQAMQAYMNESLTPLDDGTIPSPPTSGEVNSMFSMVVGGPKKGRMYGCGSMASTIYPDEMARRPRGGSSSSSRGSQDTEKVRAEWEAQKSINEHLRIDLQATQTTLEATQQENASLKDRMTSLEDQVRRLIAGLPQPQPQPHTPRRFLYGRGSSSRGRALSGSSYFDDPYAAGSSHHRRSGKVLRYSPEYIPPSQDSDHDDGDGDSNDACDNDETQSP